The sequence below is a genomic window from Acidobacteriota bacterium.
CGGGGAGCCGGGTGGGAGTGCGCAATCCGTTCAGCCGGCGGCGCCAGAAGACCTCCGCCTTCACCGGATCCTGTTCCTGGAGCCAGCGTAGATAGTCAGCGTAGGCCGGGGCCTCACCGAGGGATAGGCGCTGCCCCTGAAGCGACGCCCGGTAGGCCTTGAGAGCTTCCCGGAACATCAGCGACAGGGACCAACCGTCGAGCACCAGGTGGTGGTAGCTGAGCACGAAGCGGTAGGCTGCGGCGTCCACCTGGAAGAGGGCGAAGCGCACCAGCGGCGGCCGCTCCAGGTCAAAGCCCTGCTCTCGATCCTGCTCCAGGTAGGTGGCCAGGCGATGCTCCAGCGCCGCCGGGGTGATGCCCCGCCAATCCTCCAGAGTCCAGGGCGGCTCCACCCGTTCCCGCACCACCTGCAGCGGCCGCCGCAGGCGTCGCCAACTGAATTGGGTGCGCAGACTGGGATGGCGATCCATCACCTGCTGCCAGCAACGCTGGAAAGCATGGCTGTCGAGGTGCCCTCGGAGCTCACAGTACAGCTGATTGAAGAAGACCCCGCTCTCATGGCCCTGAAGCTCCAGGTACATGAGCATCCCCTCCTGGGACGGGGACAGCGGGTAAATATCCTGGATCACCGCACCGTCCCCCACCTGCTCCACCAGCCGATCCAGCTCCTCGGTGGAGAGCTCCGCCATGGGGAAGTCGGAGACGGTACAACCGCTGGCCTCCGGCGACAGGCAGTGCTCGATGAGGGCCTTGAGAGCCTCCAGACAGTGGTCGGCGAGATCGTCGATAGTCTCCCGGTGATGCACCGCCGGGCTGAAGGACCACACCATCTCCAGGCGTCCGTGGATCACCCAGGCGTTGACCTCGACGAGGAACGGCCGCGGGCCCTCCGGCGCGCGCAGGGGACCGGGGCTTTCATCCACCGGCTGTAGGAGCTCCGAATCCGCCAGCACCGAGTCGAACTGCCCCAGATAATTGAACGAGATCTCCGGCCGCGGCAACGCCCGCAGCCGGCTCACCGAATCGCCCTGGGAGTTGAGGTAGCGCAGCAGCCCGTAGCCCAAGCCCCGCTGGGGCAGCTGACGCAGCTGCTCCTTCACCGCCACCACCGCGTCGCCGGGGCCCGCCCCCTGGCCGAAGTTGAAGACCACGGGGTACAGGCTGGTGAACCAACCGACGGTGCGGTGCACCGTGGGCCCGTCCCGATCTTCCCGGCCGTGGCCCTCGAGCATCACCGGCACCGAGGCGCTGCCGGTCCAGCGGGAGATGGAGCGCACCAGGGCGGTGATCAGCAAATCACCGACCTCGGTGCGGTAGGCCTGGGAGCTGCGCTGCAGCAGATCGCTGGTGAGCTTCTCGTCCAGGCTGCGGCTCAGCAGCTCCTCGGTGGCGACCAAATTGCCGCCGGCGCCGCCGGGGACGTCCAGGGGCAGCCGCCCCACCTCGGACCATGGCAGGGCCAGCCAATAATCCAGCTGCTGGATAACGTCCTGACTTTGGGCCCGGCGGTAGAGATGTTCCGACCAGGTTTGGAAGGAGGCGGTCTTGGGGGGCATCCGCAGAGTCTCGGAGCATGCCAAGGCTTGCCGGTAGGCGACCTCCAGATCCGCCAACAGGATGCGCCAGGAGACCCCGTCGACCACCAGGTGGTGGGCCACCATCAGCAGCCGATGCTCCGTGACCTCCGGCCCCGGCATCCAGGCGGCACGAAATAGCGGACCGCGCTCCAGATCCAGACTCGCCTGCAGCCTCGCCGCCAGCTCCTGGCGCTGGCGGCGGGCGTCGTCAACGCTCAAGGCGCCGAGATCGACGGTCACCAGCGGGTCCTCGGGGCCGATCTCCGCCACCTGCTGCTCCCAGGCCGGGCCGTCGCCGACGAAGCGCGAGCGTAGGCTGTCGTGATGCCGCACCAGGCCGATCAAGGCCCGGCGCAGGGCGGCGGAGTCGAGATAGCTCTCGGCGTGCATCATCAGAGCCTGGTTCCAATGCTCCGGGCGCGGCAGGTCGAGCTCCAGGAACCACTTCTGCACCGGCGTCAGCCGCACCGCGCCGGACACCGACCGCTGCTCCTCCAACGCCAGCTCCGGATTGCGGATCACCACCCGCGCCAGCCGTCGCACCGTCGGATGCTCGAAGACTTGGGCCGGCCGCAGGCTGAGCCCTGCCTGGTTGGCGTAAGTGGCCACCTGCATGCTGAGAATCGAGTCCCCGCCGAGGGCCAGGAAGTCGTCGTCCAGACCAATGCCCTCGACTCCCAGCACCCGATGCCAGATCTCCAGCAGGATCTCCTCCGCCGGATGCTCCGCCGAGGTTCCCCCGGCTCCCGCCGGCGGCGCCGGCGTGGGCAGCGCGGCGCGATCCACCTTGCCGTTGGGCAGCAGCGGCAGCTCCTCCAGCACCAGGGTGGTGGAGGGCATCAGGTGGGCGGGCAGCCGCTGGCCGAGGAAGCCCCGCAGGCTGTCCAGCAGCCCCTCGACGCCGCCCCGGTGCCAGCCCCCACTACCAGTACCAGTGCCGTCGCCATCGGGGCTGTCCGGATTCGGGGCCACATAGGCCACCAGCCGCGGATAACCGGGCAGGTCCTCGCGCACCACCACCGCCGCCTCGGACACCTGAGAGTGCTCCACCAACGCGCTTTCCAGCTCCCCGGGCTCGACCCGGAAGCCACGGATCTTGACCTGCTGATCGAGGCGGCCGATGAACTCCAGCGCGCCGTCGGCGAGCCAGCGGGCGGCGTCGCCGGTGCGGTAGAGGCGGCCGCCAAAAGCGCCGCCGAAGGGATCCGGCACGAAGCTTCCGGCGGTCAGCGCCGGGCGCCCCAGATAGCCCCGGCCCACCGCCACGCCGCCGATGAAGAGCTCCCCCGCCACACCCACCGGCACCGGTCGTCCGCGGCCGTCCAGCAAGTAGATCTGGACATTGGTGACGGGAGTACCGATGGGCACCGGCAGCAGGCTGACAGCTTCTTCGTCGGCCACCGGGCGGTAGGCAGCGCAGGTGACGTCGATGGCGCACTCGGTGGGACCGTAGAGATTGAACAGCGCCGTATCCGGCAGCCGCCGGCGGGCCAGCTCCGCCAGATCCGGCGACAGGGTCTCGCCGCTGGCGAGGATCCGGCGCAAACCCAGGCAGCGCCGGGACTCCGGATTCTGCAGGAAGACCCGCAGCATCGCCGGCACGAAGTGCACGGTGGAGATGCGCTGGCTTTCGATCAGCTCGATGAGATAGTTCGGCTCCCGCTGGCCGCCGGGACGAGCCAGCACCAGGCGGGCCCCCACCAACAGCGGCCACAACAGCTCCCACACCGATACGTCGAAGCTGAAAGGCGTCTTGTGCAGCACCGCTTCGTCGGCGGTGAGGGCGAAGCGCTCCTGCATCCACAGCAGGCGGTTGTACAGACTCCGATGGCCATTGAGAGCCGCCTTCGGCCGGCCAGTGGAGCCGGAGGTGTAGATGGCGTAGGCCAGGTCCGGACTCGTCGGCGATGGCGGCAGGGGATCCGAGCTCTCCTCCGGTAGCAGCTCCCCCTGCGGCCCCGTACGGGCTTCCAGAGCCACGACCTTCGACGGCCCGTCCGGCGCTGTTGCCGCCAGCCCCGGGCCGCAGACCAAGATCTCGATGCCGCTGTCCTCGACCATCAGCTGGAGGCGGTCCGCCGGATAATCCGGATCCAGAGGCAGGTAGGCGGCACCGGCCTTGAGCACCCCCAAGAGCACCGCCACCAGCTCCGCCGAGCGCTCCATGAACACGCCCACCAAGGTTTCCGGCCCCGCCCCCAGGTGGCGTAGCCGCCGGGCCACACGATTGCTCTCGGCGGCGAGCTCCCCGTAGCTGCGGGTGACGTCCCCGGCGATGAGCGCCGGCCGCTCCGGCTGCAGCGCGCAACGGGCGTCGATATGCCGATGCACCAGCGGCTCGCCGGGGTAATAGCGCGGCGCCGGCTGGAAGCCCTGGAGCACCTGCTGGCGCTGCCCCGCCGGCAAGAAGCTCAAAGCTCCAGTAGGCGCCACCGGCTCCGCGAGCACCGAGTCGATGCCGGCCACCAGCCCCGCCAGCATGCGCTCCAGATCCGGCCGGGAGAAAAGCCAGGGATCAAAACGGGCGGTGAGCCGCGGCGGCCCTCCTCCTTCGGTGACCCTCAAGGTTAGCTGGCA
It includes:
- a CDS encoding amino acid adenylation domain-containing protein; protein product: MLISKHEDAMDAPEHRASEPSSSESGAEVAELSLEGFRLSPQQERLWGLQDCNTGYGAVLVLELDTGVEPRRMARALRSSVRRHDVLRTAFAGTGEGEMPLQVVTEEDAVLWQVLDVRRLGEGRQREVLRHLVQRESQVTATRPGSPTVHCWWVLTAAAPLLLVAAPSLCLDARSLELLFQELVEGYVSPRQWAPHERPMPYAQYSEWQQQLLELDETAEEREFWRSRDYEALLALALPFERPRRARLMGPMEEVGETLTEDQERGLLALGRSLGLSSPELVLAVWLVQLAHLSGGGAVGLARQSQGRPYEELAQALGLFEKYLPLQVRVSAKQSFRAFVDDVRIEIEEAEGWLEYFDWGQVLPRGGGSRPLPVGFETVHRPQQLQSEGQSFRVQHHEAVTERCQLTLRVTEGGGPPRLTARFDPWLFSRPDLERMLAGLVAGIDSVLAEPVAPTGALSFLPAGQRQQVLQGFQPAPRYYPGEPLVHRHIDARCALQPERPALIAGDVTRSYGELAAESNRVARRLRHLGAGPETLVGVFMERSAELVAVLLGVLKAGAAYLPLDPDYPADRLQLMVEDSGIEILVCGPGLAATAPDGPSKVVALEARTGPQGELLPEESSDPLPPSPTSPDLAYAIYTSGSTGRPKAALNGHRSLYNRLLWMQERFALTADEAVLHKTPFSFDVSVWELLWPLLVGARLVLARPGGQREPNYLIELIESQRISTVHFVPAMLRVFLQNPESRRCLGLRRILASGETLSPDLAELARRRLPDTALFNLYGPTECAIDVTCAAYRPVADEEAVSLLPVPIGTPVTNVQIYLLDGRGRPVPVGVAGELFIGGVAVGRGYLGRPALTAGSFVPDPFGGAFGGRLYRTGDAARWLADGALEFIGRLDQQVKIRGFRVEPGELESALVEHSQVSEAAVVVREDLPGYPRLVAYVAPNPDSPDGDGTGTGSGGWHRGGVEGLLDSLRGFLGQRLPAHLMPSTTLVLEELPLLPNGKVDRAALPTPAPPAGAGGTSAEHPAEEILLEIWHRVLGVEGIGLDDDFLALGGDSILSMQVATYANQAGLSLRPAQVFEHPTVRRLARVVIRNPELALEEQRSVSGAVRLTPVQKWFLELDLPRPEHWNQALMMHAESYLDSAALRRALIGLVRHHDSLRSRFVGDGPAWEQQVAEIGPEDPLVTVDLGALSVDDARRQRQELAARLQASLDLERGPLFRAAWMPGPEVTEHRLLMVAHHLVVDGVSWRILLADLEVAYRQALACSETLRMPPKTASFQTWSEHLYRRAQSQDVIQQLDYWLALPWSEVGRLPLDVPGGAGGNLVATEELLSRSLDEKLTSDLLQRSSQAYRTEVGDLLITALVRSISRWTGSASVPVMLEGHGREDRDGPTVHRTVGWFTSLYPVVFNFGQGAGPGDAVVAVKEQLRQLPQRGLGYGLLRYLNSQGDSVSRLRALPRPEISFNYLGQFDSVLADSELLQPVDESPGPLRAPEGPRPFLVEVNAWVIHGRLEMVWSFSPAVHHRETIDDLADHCLEALKALIEHCLSPEASGCTVSDFPMAELSTEELDRLVEQVGDGAVIQDIYPLSPSQEGMLMYLELQGHESGVFFNQLYCELRGHLDSHAFQRCWQQVMDRHPSLRTQFSWRRLRRPLQVVRERVEPPWTLEDWRGITPAALEHRLATYLEQDREQGFDLERPPLVRFALFQVDAAAYRFVLSYHHLVLDGWSLSLMFREALKAYRASLQGQRLSLGEAPAYADYLRWLQEQDPVKAEVFWRRRLNGLRTPTRLPGDRARTAAAPIHDRCQCRISSSETARLASVSRQLMLTQNTLIQGAWALLLHEQSGQDEVVFGNVVSGREGGFENTLGLFINALPVRTRLPWDRSMTSWLQQMQREQVEARQFEFCALEQIQRWSEVPWGDALFETLVIFENYPVEGGLLEGRHGIEVLSVHAEERSNYPLSLFVFPGDELVLELSFDSSRLDRPRAEQLLARLELLLQRMLAAPHTTPAGPLALTASERRQVVERSNDTAKDWEGREPVHRLMSLWAAEHPDAAAVTSRRGVRLTYGELDRRSGQMAAELQRRGIGPGSVVALWMERSPEQLVALYGVLKAGAAYLPVDLLIPRRRVRRQLVAAGVQLLLTRSNLVEGGVPGEVEALCLDTEWPRITALEPAPPRPLPTLSARAYLVATSGSTGTPRVVMVDHRSLLNHTRWAMAEMELQPTDKVLQFSSLAFDASVEEIFPALAVGASVVLREDEMITSLRSFLHACEALEVTVLDLPTSFWHRLVLDSEGAVVLPNRLRLMVVGGERLEPYVLEQWRQRFGPPIRLLNTYGPTEATVVATSAELGAFGQGLPEVEVELPAPPEVTIGTPIPNVTTYVLDRHGRAVPPGVPGELCLGGTGVAQGYRDRPADTAARFVPSPFGEEAGARLLRTGDLACWQKDGSLCFLGRKDGQIKVEGYRVEPGEIEAHLMAQPEVSEAVVTAIATGTQQGRLAAYLSLADGHAAPTPEVLRAKLRGELPEYMVPAVFTVLGSLPRGPGGKVDRSALPAPETGALPPARTYVAPRNETERKIAELFGELLGVPRVGAFDGFFDLGGHSLLATRLVAQVRQSFGVDLPLRQVFETPSVARLAAVVVSLILDRLEEIPDSSSRSAAGGP